The Lagenorhynchus albirostris chromosome 6, mLagAlb1.1, whole genome shotgun sequence genome includes a window with the following:
- the ZFAND2B gene encoding AN1-type zinc finger protein 2B isoform X3, producing MEFPDLGAHCSEPSCQRLDFLPLKCDACSGIFCADHVAYAQHHCGSAYQKDIQVPVCPLCNVPVPVARGEPPDRAVGEHIDRDCRSDPAQQKRKIFTNKCERSGCRQREMMKLTCDHCGRNFCIKHRHPLDHDCSGEGHPTSRAGLAAISRAQGLASSTKTIPSPNQTLPSSTSASRATAQSPSRTASPVIALQNGLSEDEALQRALELSLAETKPQVPRLRAAA from the exons ATGGAGTTTCCGGACCTTGGGGCTCACTGTTCGGAGCCGAGCTGTCAGCGGTTGG ATTTTCTGCCGCTCAAGTGCGACGCCTGCTCGGGCATCTTTTGCGCAGACCACGTGGCCTACGCCCAGCATCACTGTGGATCTGCTTACCAAAAG GATATCCAGGTACCTGTATGCCCACTCTGTAATGTGCCTGTTCCTGTGGCCAGAGGGGAGCCCCCTGACCGTGCTGTTGGGGAACACATTGACAGAGACTGCCGCTCTGATCCAGCTCAGCAAAAGCGTAAG ATCTTCACCAATAAGTGTGAACGCTCTGGCTGCCGGCAGCGGGAAATGATGAAACTGACCTGCGACCACTGTGGCCGAAACTTCTGCATCAAGCACCGTCACCCACTGGACCATGATTGCTCTGGGGAGGGGCACCCCACAAGTAGGGCAGG ACTGGCTGCCATCTCCAGAGCACAAGGCCTAGCTTCTTCTACAAAGACCATCCCCAGCCCAAACCAGACCTTGCCTTCATCTACCTCTGCCAGCAG AGCCACAGCTCAGTCTCCATCCCGGACAGCCTCTCCAGTGATTGCTTTGCAAAATGGCTTG aGTGAGGATGAGGCTCTGCAACGAGCCCTGGAACTGTCCCTGGCAGAGACCAAACCCCAGGTCCCAAG GCTCAGAGCCGCAGCTTGA
- the ZFAND2B gene encoding AN1-type zinc finger protein 2B isoform X1 produces the protein MEFPDLGAHCSEPSCQRLDFLPLKCDACSGIFCADHVAYAQHHCGSAYQKDIQVPVCPLCNVPVPVARGEPPDRAVGEHIDRDCRSDPAQQKRKIFTNKCERSGCRQREMMKLTCDHCGRNFCIKHRHPLDHDCSGEGHPTSRAGLAAISRAQGLASSTKTIPSPNQTLPSSTSASRATAQSPSRTASPVIALQNGLSEDEALQRALELSLAETKPQVPSSQEEEDLALAQALSASEAEYRQRQAQSRSLKPSNCNLC, from the exons ATGGAGTTTCCGGACCTTGGGGCTCACTGTTCGGAGCCGAGCTGTCAGCGGTTGG ATTTTCTGCCGCTCAAGTGCGACGCCTGCTCGGGCATCTTTTGCGCAGACCACGTGGCCTACGCCCAGCATCACTGTGGATCTGCTTACCAAAAG GATATCCAGGTACCTGTATGCCCACTCTGTAATGTGCCTGTTCCTGTGGCCAGAGGGGAGCCCCCTGACCGTGCTGTTGGGGAACACATTGACAGAGACTGCCGCTCTGATCCAGCTCAGCAAAAGCGTAAG ATCTTCACCAATAAGTGTGAACGCTCTGGCTGCCGGCAGCGGGAAATGATGAAACTGACCTGCGACCACTGTGGCCGAAACTTCTGCATCAAGCACCGTCACCCACTGGACCATGATTGCTCTGGGGAGGGGCACCCCACAAGTAGGGCAGG ACTGGCTGCCATCTCCAGAGCACAAGGCCTAGCTTCTTCTACAAAGACCATCCCCAGCCCAAACCAGACCTTGCCTTCATCTACCTCTGCCAGCAG AGCCACAGCTCAGTCTCCATCCCGGACAGCCTCTCCAGTGATTGCTTTGCAAAATGGCTTG aGTGAGGATGAGGCTCTGCAACGAGCCCTGGAACTGTCCCTGGCAGAGACCAAACCCCAGGTCCCAAG TTCTCAGGAGGAAGAAGACTTAGCTTTAGCACAAGCACTATCAGCCAGCGAGGCAGAATACCGACAGCGGCAG GCTCAGAGCCGCAGCTTGAAGCCGTCCAACTGCAACCTGTGCTAG
- the ZFAND2B gene encoding AN1-type zinc finger protein 2B isoform X2 → MEFPDLGAHCSEPSCQRLDFLPLKCDACSGIFCADHVAYAQHHCGSAYQKDIQVPVCPLCNVPVPVARGEPPDRAVGEHIDRDCRSDPAQQKRKIFTNKCERSGCRQREMMKLTCDHCGRNFCIKHRHPLDHDCSGEGHPTSRAGLAAISRAQGLASSTKTIPSPNQTLPSSTSASRATAQSPSRTASPVIALQNGLSEDEALQRALELSLAETKPQVPSSQEEEDLALAQALSASEAEYRQRQGPQGEEARSSLE, encoded by the exons ATGGAGTTTCCGGACCTTGGGGCTCACTGTTCGGAGCCGAGCTGTCAGCGGTTGG ATTTTCTGCCGCTCAAGTGCGACGCCTGCTCGGGCATCTTTTGCGCAGACCACGTGGCCTACGCCCAGCATCACTGTGGATCTGCTTACCAAAAG GATATCCAGGTACCTGTATGCCCACTCTGTAATGTGCCTGTTCCTGTGGCCAGAGGGGAGCCCCCTGACCGTGCTGTTGGGGAACACATTGACAGAGACTGCCGCTCTGATCCAGCTCAGCAAAAGCGTAAG ATCTTCACCAATAAGTGTGAACGCTCTGGCTGCCGGCAGCGGGAAATGATGAAACTGACCTGCGACCACTGTGGCCGAAACTTCTGCATCAAGCACCGTCACCCACTGGACCATGATTGCTCTGGGGAGGGGCACCCCACAAGTAGGGCAGG ACTGGCTGCCATCTCCAGAGCACAAGGCCTAGCTTCTTCTACAAAGACCATCCCCAGCCCAAACCAGACCTTGCCTTCATCTACCTCTGCCAGCAG AGCCACAGCTCAGTCTCCATCCCGGACAGCCTCTCCAGTGATTGCTTTGCAAAATGGCTTG aGTGAGGATGAGGCTCTGCAACGAGCCCTGGAACTGTCCCTGGCAGAGACCAAACCCCAGGTCCCAAG TTCTCAGGAGGAAGAAGACTTAGCTTTAGCACAAGCACTATCAGCCAGCGAGGCAGAATACCGACAGCGGCAG GGTCCACAGGGAGAGGAGGCCCGGAGCAGCCTGGAGTGA
- the ABCB6 gene encoding ATP-binding cassette sub-family B member 6 isoform X2 gives MVTVGNYCEAEGPAGPVWAKGGLSPCFFFTLVPSTLMGLGALALVPVLPCKRPERPGGADAVPWAAGPRVAPYVLQLLLATLQVALPLAGLVGRVGAAQGAPLPGYLLLASLLGTVASACGLGLLVVERSQARQKLAMGVWIKFTHSPGLLLLWTVAFAAENLALVSWNSPQWWWARANLSQQVQFSLWVLRYVVSGGLFVLGLWAPGLRPQSYTLWVNEEDQDVDRSQVQSTEGPPRSTWQDLGRKLRLLSGYLWPRGSPALQFVVLICLGLMGLDRGLNVLVPIFYRDIVNLLTQKAPWSSLVWTVITYVFLKFLQGGGTGSTGFVSNLRTFLWIRVQQFTSRQVELRLFSHLHELSLRWHLGRRTGEVLRIVDRGTSSVTGLLSYLVFNIVPTLADIIIGIIYFSMFFNAWFGLIVFLCMSLYLALTIVVTEWRTKFRRAMNTQENATRARAVDSLLNFETVKYYNAESYEVERYREAIIKYQVGDFVLFGTYIIQLYMPLNWFGTYYRMIQTNFIDMENMFDLLKEETEVKDLPGAGPLHFQRGQIEFENVHFSYTNGRETLQDVSFTVMPGQTLALVGPSGAGKSTILRLLFRFYDISSGCIRIDGQNISQVTQVSLRSHIGVVPQDTVLFNDTIANNIRYGRITAGNDEVKAAAQAAGIHDTIMAFPEGYDTQVGERGLKLSGGEKQRVAIARTILKAPDIILLDEATSALDTSNERAIQASLAKVCTNRTTIVVAHRLSTVVSADQILVVKDGCIVERGRHEALLSRGGVYADMWQLQQQGQEVSEDTKPQTKAW, from the exons ATGGTGACTGTGGGCAACTACTGTGAGGCCGAAGGACCCGCGGGTCCGGTCTGGGCGAAGGGTGGCCTCAGCCCCTGCTTCTTCTTCACGCTTGTACCCTCGACGCTGATGGGCCTGGGGGCTCTGGCCTTGGTGCCGGTTCTTCCCTGCAAACGTCCGGAGCGGCCAGGTGGCGCTGACGCGGTGCCTTGGGCGGCCGGCCCTCGCGTAGCTCCTTACGTGCTGCAGCTGCTTCTGGCCACACTTCAGGTGGCGCTGCCCCTAGCCGGCCTGGTTGGCCGGGTGGGCGCTGCCCAGGGTGCCCCACTGCCAGGCTACCTATTGCTGGCGTCTTTATTGGGGACTGTGGCCAGCGCCTGTGGCCTGGGGCTGCTCGTGGTGGAACGGAGCCAGGCACGGCAGAAGCTAGCAATGGGCGTCTGGATCAAGTTCACGCACAGCCCGGGTCTCCTGCTCCTCTGGACTGTGGCTTTTGCAGCCGAGAACTTGGCCCTAGTGTCTTGGAACAGCCCACAATGGTGGTGGGCAAGGGCGAACTTGAGCCAGCAG GTTCAGTTTAGCCTGTGGGTGCTGCGGTATGTGGTCTCTGGAGGGCTTTTTgtcctggggctctgggccccTGGACTTCGTCCCCAGTCATACACCTTGTGGGTCAATGAAGAGGATCAAGATGTAGACAGGAGCCAG GTTCAGTCAACAGAGGGGCCACCACGGTCTACCTGGCAAGACCTTGGCAGGAAACTCCGCCTACTGAGTGGCTACCTGTGGCCTCGAGGGAGTCCAGCTCTGCAGTTTGTTGTGCTCATCTGCCTGGGGCTCATGGGGCTGGACCGGGGACTGAACGTGTTGGTCCCCATCTTCTACAGGGACATAG TGAACTTGCTGACCCAGAAGGCACCTTGGAGCTCCTTGGTCTGGACTGTCATCACCTATGTCTTCCTCAAGTTCCTCCAGGGGGGTGGCACCGGCAGTACAG GCTTCGTGAGCAACCTGCGCACGTTCCTATGGATCCGGGTGCAGCAGTTCACCTCGCGGCAGGTGGAGCTGCGCCTCTTCTCCCACCTGCACGAGCTCTCGCTGCGCTGGCACCTGGGGCGCCGCACGGGGGAGGTGCTGCGGATCGTGGACCGGGGCACATCCAGTGTCACGGGGCTGCTCAG CTACCTGGTGTTCAACATCGTCCCCACGCTGGCCGACATCATCATTGGCATCATCTACTTCAGCATGTTCTTCAATGCCTGGTTTGGCCTCATTGTGTTCCTGTGCATGAGTCTTTACCTCG CCCTGACCATTGTGGTCACTGAGTGGAGAACGAAGTTTCGACGTGCTATGAACACACAGGAGAATGCTACCCGGGCACGGGCTGTGGACTCTTTGCTAAACTTTGAGACG GTGAAGTATTACAATGCGGAGAGTTATGAAGTGGAACGCTATCGCGAGGCCATCATCAAATATCAG GTTGGGGACTTTGTGCTGTTTGGCACTTATATCATCCAGCTGTACATGCCCCTCAACTGGTTTGGCACCTACTACAG GATGATCCAGACCAACTTCATTGACATGGAGAACATGTTTGACCTGCTAAAAGAGGAGACAGAA GTGAAGGaccttcctggagcagggcccCTTCACTTTCAGAGGGGCCAGATTGAGTTTGAGAATGTGCACTTCAGCTATACCAATGG GCGGGAGACCCTGCAGGATGTGTCCTTCACCGTGATGCCTGGACAGACACTGGCCCTG GTGGGCCCATCAGGAGCAGGGAAGAGCACAATTTTGCGCCTGCTCTTTCGCTTCTATGACATCAGCTCTGGCTGCATCCGAATAGATGGGCAGAACATTTCACAG GTGACCCAGGTCTCTCTCCGGTCTCACATTGGAGTCGTGCCCCAGGACACTGTCCTCTTCAATGACACCATTGCCAACAATATCCGCTACGGCCGCATCACGGCTGGGAACGATGAGGTGAAGGCTGCAGCTCAGGCTGCAGGCATCCATGACACCATTATGGCTTTCCCTGAAG GGTACGATACGCAGGTGGGTGAGCGGGGACTGAAGCTAAGCGGTGGGGAGAAGCAGCGTGTCGCCATCGCTCGCACCATTCTCAAGGCTCCAGACATCATTCTGCTGGACGAG GCAACATCTGCGCTGGATACATCTAATGAGAGGGCCATCCAGGCTTCTCTGGCCAAAGTCTGCACCAACCGCACCACCATCGTGGTGGCACACAG GCTCTCCACTGTGGTTAGTGCTGACCAGATCCTCGTCGTCAAGGATGGCTGCATTGTGGAGAGAGGACG GCACGAGGCTCTGTTGTCCCGAGGCGGGGTGTATGCTGACATgtggcagctgcagcagcagggaCAGGAAGTCTCCGAAGACACCAAGCCCCAGACTAAGGCCTGGTGA
- the ABCB6 gene encoding ATP-binding cassette sub-family B member 6 isoform X1, whose protein sequence is MVTVGNYCEAEGPAGPVWAKGGLSPCFFFTLVPSTLMGLGALALVPVLPCKRPERPGGADAVPWAAGPRVAPYVLQLLLATLQVALPLAGLVGRVGAAQGAPLPGYLLLASLLGTVASACGLGLLVVERSQARQKLAMGVWIKFTHSPGLLLLWTVAFAAENLALVSWNSPQWWWARANLSQQVQFSLWVLRYVVSGGLFVLGLWAPGLRPQSYTLWVNEEDQDVDRSQVQSTEGPPRSTWQDLGRKLRLLSGYLWPRGSPALQFVVLICLGLMGLDRGLNVLVPIFYRDIVNLLTQKAPWSSLVWTVITYVFLKFLQGGGTGSTGFVSNLRTFLWIRVQQFTSRQVELRLFSHLHELSLRWHLGRRTGEVLRIVDRGTSSVTGLLSYLVFNIVPTLADIIIGIIYFSMFFNAWFGLIVFLCMSLYLALTIVVTEWRTKFRRAMNTQENATRARAVDSLLNFETVKYYNAESYEVERYREAIIKYQGLEWKSSASLVLLNQTQNLVIGLGLLSGSLLCAYFVSEQKLQVGDFVLFGTYIIQLYMPLNWFGTYYRMIQTNFIDMENMFDLLKEETEVKDLPGAGPLHFQRGQIEFENVHFSYTNGRETLQDVSFTVMPGQTLALVGPSGAGKSTILRLLFRFYDISSGCIRIDGQNISQVTQVSLRSHIGVVPQDTVLFNDTIANNIRYGRITAGNDEVKAAAQAAGIHDTIMAFPEGYDTQVGERGLKLSGGEKQRVAIARTILKAPDIILLDEATSALDTSNERAIQASLAKVCTNRTTIVVAHRLSTVVSADQILVVKDGCIVERGRHEALLSRGGVYADMWQLQQQGQEVSEDTKPQTKAW, encoded by the exons ATGGTGACTGTGGGCAACTACTGTGAGGCCGAAGGACCCGCGGGTCCGGTCTGGGCGAAGGGTGGCCTCAGCCCCTGCTTCTTCTTCACGCTTGTACCCTCGACGCTGATGGGCCTGGGGGCTCTGGCCTTGGTGCCGGTTCTTCCCTGCAAACGTCCGGAGCGGCCAGGTGGCGCTGACGCGGTGCCTTGGGCGGCCGGCCCTCGCGTAGCTCCTTACGTGCTGCAGCTGCTTCTGGCCACACTTCAGGTGGCGCTGCCCCTAGCCGGCCTGGTTGGCCGGGTGGGCGCTGCCCAGGGTGCCCCACTGCCAGGCTACCTATTGCTGGCGTCTTTATTGGGGACTGTGGCCAGCGCCTGTGGCCTGGGGCTGCTCGTGGTGGAACGGAGCCAGGCACGGCAGAAGCTAGCAATGGGCGTCTGGATCAAGTTCACGCACAGCCCGGGTCTCCTGCTCCTCTGGACTGTGGCTTTTGCAGCCGAGAACTTGGCCCTAGTGTCTTGGAACAGCCCACAATGGTGGTGGGCAAGGGCGAACTTGAGCCAGCAG GTTCAGTTTAGCCTGTGGGTGCTGCGGTATGTGGTCTCTGGAGGGCTTTTTgtcctggggctctgggccccTGGACTTCGTCCCCAGTCATACACCTTGTGGGTCAATGAAGAGGATCAAGATGTAGACAGGAGCCAG GTTCAGTCAACAGAGGGGCCACCACGGTCTACCTGGCAAGACCTTGGCAGGAAACTCCGCCTACTGAGTGGCTACCTGTGGCCTCGAGGGAGTCCAGCTCTGCAGTTTGTTGTGCTCATCTGCCTGGGGCTCATGGGGCTGGACCGGGGACTGAACGTGTTGGTCCCCATCTTCTACAGGGACATAG TGAACTTGCTGACCCAGAAGGCACCTTGGAGCTCCTTGGTCTGGACTGTCATCACCTATGTCTTCCTCAAGTTCCTCCAGGGGGGTGGCACCGGCAGTACAG GCTTCGTGAGCAACCTGCGCACGTTCCTATGGATCCGGGTGCAGCAGTTCACCTCGCGGCAGGTGGAGCTGCGCCTCTTCTCCCACCTGCACGAGCTCTCGCTGCGCTGGCACCTGGGGCGCCGCACGGGGGAGGTGCTGCGGATCGTGGACCGGGGCACATCCAGTGTCACGGGGCTGCTCAG CTACCTGGTGTTCAACATCGTCCCCACGCTGGCCGACATCATCATTGGCATCATCTACTTCAGCATGTTCTTCAATGCCTGGTTTGGCCTCATTGTGTTCCTGTGCATGAGTCTTTACCTCG CCCTGACCATTGTGGTCACTGAGTGGAGAACGAAGTTTCGACGTGCTATGAACACACAGGAGAATGCTACCCGGGCACGGGCTGTGGACTCTTTGCTAAACTTTGAGACG GTGAAGTATTACAATGCGGAGAGTTATGAAGTGGAACGCTATCGCGAGGCCATCATCAAATATCAG GGTTTGGAGTGGAAGTCAAGTGCTTCACTGGTTTTGCTAAATCAGACCCAGAACCTGGTGATTGGACTTGGGCTCCTCTCTGGCTCCCTGCTTTGTGCATATTTTGTCAGTGAGCAGAAGCTACAG GTTGGGGACTTTGTGCTGTTTGGCACTTATATCATCCAGCTGTACATGCCCCTCAACTGGTTTGGCACCTACTACAG GATGATCCAGACCAACTTCATTGACATGGAGAACATGTTTGACCTGCTAAAAGAGGAGACAGAA GTGAAGGaccttcctggagcagggcccCTTCACTTTCAGAGGGGCCAGATTGAGTTTGAGAATGTGCACTTCAGCTATACCAATGG GCGGGAGACCCTGCAGGATGTGTCCTTCACCGTGATGCCTGGACAGACACTGGCCCTG GTGGGCCCATCAGGAGCAGGGAAGAGCACAATTTTGCGCCTGCTCTTTCGCTTCTATGACATCAGCTCTGGCTGCATCCGAATAGATGGGCAGAACATTTCACAG GTGACCCAGGTCTCTCTCCGGTCTCACATTGGAGTCGTGCCCCAGGACACTGTCCTCTTCAATGACACCATTGCCAACAATATCCGCTACGGCCGCATCACGGCTGGGAACGATGAGGTGAAGGCTGCAGCTCAGGCTGCAGGCATCCATGACACCATTATGGCTTTCCCTGAAG GGTACGATACGCAGGTGGGTGAGCGGGGACTGAAGCTAAGCGGTGGGGAGAAGCAGCGTGTCGCCATCGCTCGCACCATTCTCAAGGCTCCAGACATCATTCTGCTGGACGAG GCAACATCTGCGCTGGATACATCTAATGAGAGGGCCATCCAGGCTTCTCTGGCCAAAGTCTGCACCAACCGCACCACCATCGTGGTGGCACACAG GCTCTCCACTGTGGTTAGTGCTGACCAGATCCTCGTCGTCAAGGATGGCTGCATTGTGGAGAGAGGACG GCACGAGGCTCTGTTGTCCCGAGGCGGGGTGTATGCTGACATgtggcagctgcagcagcagggaCAGGAAGTCTCCGAAGACACCAAGCCCCAGACTAAGGCCTGGTGA